The Linepithema humile isolate Giens D197 chromosome 7, Lhum_UNIL_v1.0, whole genome shotgun sequence genome has a window encoding:
- the LOC105678349 gene encoding vacuole membrane protein 1 isoform X1: protein MCDCICDIYVPKIRESQQYNDNKLTIIDIDVDAALIEINCLENTMLDNSTAIRRPKGSVNGTERNVRRKTPAMEHSQSHDVWNVDPEHLTLWKHPIITLYYFFSEVAINVLSLAKKTLLYKRTVCAVISIVILFLLSGRISGPQQEIFKLWEAKVIWWLYWVGLGVLSSVGLGTGLHTFVLYLGPHIAAVTMAAYECGALNFPEPPYPDQIVCPTKIDPLWVVDILNIMKKVRVEAMLWGAGTALGELPPYFMARAARMSGQNSKSDNFDQEDLRELEALEALENGESIPFVTRIKLTMKRFVEKAGFWGILACASIPNPLFDLAGLTCGHYLIPFWTFFGATLIGKAVIKMHIQQLAVIIAFNEELLDKFISLLAIVPFVGAKFQEPLKRYFVEQKHKLHDKSSMDGTTTISWLFDKFVTLMIGYFLITIIHALARNHHRRRTKPAID, encoded by the exons ATGTGTGATTGTATATGTGATATATATGTGCCAAAGATTCGTGAATCTCAACAATACAATGATAATAAACTTACAATTATAGATATTGATGTGGATGCTGCACTGAttgaa ATTAATTGTTTAGAAAATACCATGTTGGATAATTCTACTGCCATTCGACGTCCAAAAGGTTCCGTTAATGGAACTGAAAGGAATGTTAGACGAAAGACACCAGCAATGGAACACAGCCAGTCACATGATGTTTGGAATGTGGATCCAGAACACTTGACACTCTGGAAACATCCTATTATAacgttatattatttctttagtgAAGTGGCCATTAATGTGCTTAGTTTAGCGAAGAAAACGTTACTTTACAAAAGAACAGTGTGCGCTGTAATTTCAATTGTAATACTATTTCTCCTATCAGGCAGAATATCTGGCCCACAACAGGAG ATTTTTAAGTTGTGGGAGGCCAAAGTAATCTGGTGGTTATATTGGGTAGGATTAGGTGTATTATCAAGTGTAGGTCTCGGAACAGGTTTGCACACTTTCGTGTTGTACTTGGGGCCGCACATAGCGGCCGTTACTATGGCGGCATACGAATGCGGTGCTCTGAACTTTCCCGAACCGCCATATCCTGATCAGATAGTATGCCCGACGAAAATTGACCCGCTTTGGGTAgtagatatattaaatattatgaaaaaagtaCGCGTAGAAGCCATGCTATGGGGGGCTGGCACTGCACTTGGTGAATTACCACCATATTTCATGGCTAGAGCCGCAAGAATGAGCGGACAAAATAGTAAGAGTGACAATTTCGACCAAGAAGATTTAAGAGAGTTAGAAGCCCTGGAAGCGTTAGAAAATGGTGAGAGTATACCGTTTGTAACGCGTATAAAACTAACAATGAAGCGATTCGTTGAGAAAGCTGGATTTTGGGGCATATTGGCTTGTGCATCG atcCCAAATCCACTATTTGACTTAGCTGGTCTGACATGTGGTCATTATCTCATTCCTTTCTGGACATTTTTTggcgcgacgctgattggaaAGGCTGTTATTAAGATGCACATACAACAATTAGCAGTAATCATAGCTTTCAATGAAGAgcttttagataaatttatcagCTTGTTAGCGATAGTACCATTTGTCGGTGCAAAATTCCAAGAGccattaaaaagatattttgttgAACAGAAACATAAGCTGCATGATAAATCGTCTATG GACGGAACTACTACAATATCATGGCTGTTTGACAAATTTGTCACACTAATGATCGGTTACttcttaataacaattatacaCGCGTTAGCGCGAAATCATCATCGTAGACGAACCAAACCAGCgattgattga
- the LOC105678232 gene encoding uncharacterized protein, producing the protein MCKFHRHHFEAWDSRFASNACGEKFINSSPFTNEAYEINRRMVFVFRLLGVVKEGINLFCNLMDMSSGLTVNTYYVCLDNIHLAVSSVYNVILKKAIEEKKPKNKDAGNIENHLTVSGDGTWKQRGYSSLFGVSTLIGKYSKKVIDATVKSSFCQACNFWSIKKNGDIDEYNEWYKTHEKNCSINHKGSAGKMETNEITEMFSRSKEKNDVLYVKYIGDGKTWRWQYIGDSKTFKNISTVNPYEEDNITVVKKECVGHVEKRMETSLRNAKKDNKGIGGKSAGKLTDKMIGELTKYYGLAIRRHPDSVADMRKEIWAAYYHKSSADEKPQHQNCPEGEESWCKWRKAKADGTLPNFQHQNPPLSDKVLEVIKPIYEDLSSDKLLDRCLGTETQNNNESLNAII; encoded by the coding sequence ATGTGCAAATTTCACAGACATCATTTCGAGGCTTGGGATTCAAGATTTGCATCAAATGCGTGTGGTGAAAAGTTCATCAATTCTTCGCCTTTTACTAACGAGGCTTATGAAATAAATCGACGAATGGTTTTCGTTTTTCGTCTTTTGGGTGTTGTGAAAGAAggcataaatttattttgtaatttaatggACATGTCTAGTGGCCTCACTGTGAATACTTATTATGTCTGCCTTGACAATATTCACCTCGCAGTTTCTTCAGTgtacaatgtaattttaaagaaagctattgaagagaaaaaaccaaaaaataaagacgCTGGAAATATCGAAAATCATCTCACAGTTTCTGGTGACGGTACTTGGAAGCAAAGAGGGTACTCATCTCTCTTTGGCGTATCAACTCTCATCGgtaaatattcgaaaaaagtGATTGATGCTACAGTAAAAAGTAGTTTTTGTCAAGCGTGTAACTTTTGgagtataaaaaagaatggaGATATTGATGAATATAACGAATGGTATAAGACACACGAAAAAAACTGCTCTATCAATCATAAAGGAAGTGCAGGAAAGATGGAAACCAATGAAATCACAGAAATGTTTTCAAGATCGAAAGAGAAGAACGATGTCCTTTATGTGAAATACATTGGAGATGGCAAAACTTGGAGATGGCAATACATTGGAGACAGCAAAACTTTCAAAAACATTTCGACTGTTAATCCATATGAAGAAGATAATATTACTGTGGTTAAAAAAGAATGCGTCGGACATGTCGAAAAAAGGATGGAAACGAGTCTTCGAAACgcaaaaaaagataacaaagGTATCGGTGGCAAAAGTGCTGGTAAGCTGACAGACAAAATGATCGGAGAACTTACGAAGTACTACGGCTTGGCTATTCGAAGACATCCAGATTCTGTTGCTGACATGCGGAAAGAAATATGGGCAGCGTATTATCATAAAAGTTCTGCCGACGAAAAACCGCAACACCAAAACTGTCCAGAGGGCGAGGAGAGCTGGTGTAAGTGGCGCAAAGCCAAAGCCGACGGCACACTTCCCAATTTCCAACATCAAAATCCGCCGCTCAGTGATAAGGTATTAGAAGTAATAAAACCTATTTACGAAGATTTGTCAAGTGATAAACTGTTGGACCGTTGTTTGGGCACGGAAACGCAGAACAACAACGAATCTTTGAATGCGATAATTTGA
- the ND-23 gene encoding NADH-ubiquinone oxidoreductase subunit 8 — protein MMSSLQILTRTSKIAPRFIKIVPNGVNTYLSRNKYYYVNEYKDKNWNDIMEAATTHMFFLEIFRGFGLILSQLFREPATINYPFEKGPLSPRFRGEHALRRYPSGEERCIACKLCEAICPAQAITIEAEERADGSRRTTRYDIDMSKCIYCGFCQEACPVDAIVEGPNFEFSSETHEEMLYNKEKLLNNGDKWESEIASNIHADHLYR, from the exons ATGATGAGTTCCTTGCAGATATTAACGCGAACGAGTAAAATTG ctcCAAGATTTATTAAGATTGTTCCAAATGGGGTAAATACATATTTGAGTCGAAACAAATATTACTATGTAAATGAATACAAGGACAAAAATTGGAATGACATCATGGAAGCTGCAACTACCCATatgttttttcttgaaatttttcgaGGATTTGGACTTATTTTGTCTCAGTTATTCAGAGAACCAGCAACAATAAACTATCCTTTTGAAAAAGGACCCTTGAGTCCTAGATTTCGAGGAGAGCATGCACTAAGAAG aTATCCCTCTGGAGAAGAAAGATGTATCGCCTGCAAGTTATGTGAAGCAATATGTCCTGCACAAGCTATTACAATTGAAGCAGAAGAAAGAGCAGATGGATCTCGACGTACAACAAGATATGATATTGACATGTCTAAATGTATCTACTGCGGCTTTTGCCAAGAAGCTTGTCCAGTAGATGCGATTGTTGAg GGTCCAAACTTTGAATTCTCAAGTGAAACCCATGAAGAAATGTTATATAACAAAGAGAAGCTCTTAAATAATGGTGACAAATGGGAATCTGAAATTGCTAGTAATATTCATGCTGATCATTTGTATCGTTAA
- the LOC105678349 gene encoding vacuole membrane protein 1 isoform X2 codes for MLDNSTAIRRPKGSVNGTERNVRRKTPAMEHSQSHDVWNVDPEHLTLWKHPIITLYYFFSEVAINVLSLAKKTLLYKRTVCAVISIVILFLLSGRISGPQQEIFKLWEAKVIWWLYWVGLGVLSSVGLGTGLHTFVLYLGPHIAAVTMAAYECGALNFPEPPYPDQIVCPTKIDPLWVVDILNIMKKVRVEAMLWGAGTALGELPPYFMARAARMSGQNSKSDNFDQEDLRELEALEALENGESIPFVTRIKLTMKRFVEKAGFWGILACASIPNPLFDLAGLTCGHYLIPFWTFFGATLIGKAVIKMHIQQLAVIIAFNEELLDKFISLLAIVPFVGAKFQEPLKRYFVEQKHKLHDKSSMDGTTTISWLFDKFVTLMIGYFLITIIHALARNHHRRRTKPAID; via the exons ATGTTGGATAATTCTACTGCCATTCGACGTCCAAAAGGTTCCGTTAATGGAACTGAAAGGAATGTTAGACGAAAGACACCAGCAATGGAACACAGCCAGTCACATGATGTTTGGAATGTGGATCCAGAACACTTGACACTCTGGAAACATCCTATTATAacgttatattatttctttagtgAAGTGGCCATTAATGTGCTTAGTTTAGCGAAGAAAACGTTACTTTACAAAAGAACAGTGTGCGCTGTAATTTCAATTGTAATACTATTTCTCCTATCAGGCAGAATATCTGGCCCACAACAGGAG ATTTTTAAGTTGTGGGAGGCCAAAGTAATCTGGTGGTTATATTGGGTAGGATTAGGTGTATTATCAAGTGTAGGTCTCGGAACAGGTTTGCACACTTTCGTGTTGTACTTGGGGCCGCACATAGCGGCCGTTACTATGGCGGCATACGAATGCGGTGCTCTGAACTTTCCCGAACCGCCATATCCTGATCAGATAGTATGCCCGACGAAAATTGACCCGCTTTGGGTAgtagatatattaaatattatgaaaaaagtaCGCGTAGAAGCCATGCTATGGGGGGCTGGCACTGCACTTGGTGAATTACCACCATATTTCATGGCTAGAGCCGCAAGAATGAGCGGACAAAATAGTAAGAGTGACAATTTCGACCAAGAAGATTTAAGAGAGTTAGAAGCCCTGGAAGCGTTAGAAAATGGTGAGAGTATACCGTTTGTAACGCGTATAAAACTAACAATGAAGCGATTCGTTGAGAAAGCTGGATTTTGGGGCATATTGGCTTGTGCATCG atcCCAAATCCACTATTTGACTTAGCTGGTCTGACATGTGGTCATTATCTCATTCCTTTCTGGACATTTTTTggcgcgacgctgattggaaAGGCTGTTATTAAGATGCACATACAACAATTAGCAGTAATCATAGCTTTCAATGAAGAgcttttagataaatttatcagCTTGTTAGCGATAGTACCATTTGTCGGTGCAAAATTCCAAGAGccattaaaaagatattttgttgAACAGAAACATAAGCTGCATGATAAATCGTCTATG GACGGAACTACTACAATATCATGGCTGTTTGACAAATTTGTCACACTAATGATCGGTTACttcttaataacaattatacaCGCGTTAGCGCGAAATCATCATCGTAGACGAACCAAACCAGCgattgattga